One Torulaspora globosa chromosome 5, complete sequence DNA window includes the following coding sequences:
- the RPD3 gene encoding histone deacetylase RPD3 (ancestral locus Anc_3.8), producing the protein MVYEAKPFDPITVKPNEKRRVAYFYDADVGNFSYGQYHPMKPHRIRMAHSLIMNYGLYKKMEIYRAKPATKQEMCQFHTDEYIDFLSRVTPDNLELFKKESVKFNVGDDCPVFDGLYEYCSISGGGSMEGAARLNRGKCDVAINYAGGLHHAKKAEASGFCYLNDIVLGIIELLRYHPRVLYIDIDVHHGDGVEEAFYTTDRVMTCSFHKYGEFFPGTGELRDIGVGSGKYYAVNVPLRDGIDDATFRNIFEPVIAKIMEWYQPAAVVLQCGGDSLSGDRLGCFNLSMSGHANCVNYVKSFGIPMMVVGGGGYTMRNVARTWCFETGLLNNVILDSELPYNDYYEYYGPDYKLDVRPSNMFNVNTPEYLDKIMSSIFENLENTKYAPSVQLTNVPKDPEDLGDVEEDTAEAMDTKGGSQYARDLQIERDNEFY; encoded by the coding sequence ATGGTTTATGAGGCAAAACCATTTGATCCCATAACGGTAAAACCCAACGAGAAGAGAAGAGTGGCTTACTTTTACGATGCCGATGTTGGAAACTTCTCATATGGGCAGTATCATCCGATGAAACCGCATAGGATAAGAATGGCACACTCATTGATTATGAACTATGGGCTGTACAAAAAGATGGAAATATACAGGGCGAAGCCCGCAACAAAGCAGGAAATGTGTCAGTTCCACACCGATGAATACATCGATTTCCTATCTCGAGTCACTCCCGACAATCTGGAATTGTTTAAAAAGGAGAGTGTCAAGTTCAACGTTGGTGACGATTGCCCTGTTTTCGATGGCTTGTACGAGTACTGCAGCATATCTGGAGGAGGCTCCATGGAGGGCGCGGCAAGACTAAACAGAGGCAAGTGCGATGTCGCAATCAACTACGCTGGCGGACTGCACCATGCAAAGAAGGCCGAGGCTTCAGGGTTTTGTTACTTGAATGACATAGTTCTAGGCATAATTGAGCTGCTGAGGTATCATCCACGAGTACTGTACATTGATATCGATGTGCACCATGGCGATGGTGTCGAGGAAGCTTTTTATACCACTGACCGGGTCATGACCTGTTCGTTTCACAAATACGGTGAATTCTTCCCTGGAACCGGAGAATTGAGAGACATCGGTGTCGGTAGCGGTAAATACTACGCCGTCAACGTTCCCTTACGAGACGGTATCGACGATGCAACCTTCAGAAATATATTCGAGCCTGTCATTGCCAAAATAATGGAGTGGTACCAACCTGCCGCCGTGGTTCTTCAATGTGGTGGTGATTCCCTTTCCGGCGACAGACTGGGATGCTTCAATTTGTCCATGAGCGGACACGCCAACTGTGTAAATTATGTGAAGTCATTTGGTATTCCTATGATGGTCGTCGGGGGCGGTGGATACACAATGAGGAATGTCGCCAGGACCTGGTGTTTCGAAACGGGTCTGCTAAATAACGTCATCCTGGACTCAGAATTACCGTATAACGACTACTACGAGTATTATGGGCCGGACTACAAACTGGACGTGAGGCCCTCCAATATGTTCAATGTTAATACCCCCGAATATCTAGACAAGATCATGTCATCAATTTTCGAAAACTTGGAAAATACAAAATACGCTCCAAGCGTCCAATTGACTAATGTCCCCAAGGATCCTGAAGACTTGGGAGACGTGGAAGAAGACACCGCAGAAGCCATGGATACGAAAGGCGGCTCACAATACGCCAGAGATCTACAGATCGAGAGAGATAATGAATTTTACTGA
- the PEX6 gene encoding AAA family ATPase peroxin 6 (ancestral locus Anc_3.9) translates to MKVNIQFDHTPRCNICEVSRDLFVGHESIKDTVYAAVEIPSYDKALPLRVTVNCIRNDTLPFETIKVSAKLFDVSASGPTVSVCNFEVLEGKPSVLESVTILLRDQLYSRLMQLRKPRHRLDFLEKRYGLQHCRTVVNDGFLLEPYWCAVSHCFPSREGVVDFYETQFVFVKDKNHRLGDPIPSERLDESFMLGAASQATLKLAALKYPVSLELISPSPSLKDDDSIYAFADFRTLLALGVTSGSHINISNKVTSRMVRIFVLVHPHRFESFTIYSTPRLLASFQGDFNVTISKCTVNEIQLPTASSVSIARVGSWNQCQKIYQNIILTKLKLFFTTKRRILHVGDMIPISFDTTLATLYSEDLDSGLSDSTFLDSSLLNQKEDALVWFYVEGVKLNDDSHLDAEFVIEPSKTKLVTANIIDKAPLKLSKCDFISYFDLDPVFHYDLTKFPYAQKLTDLLETSLKCKDKRIKISTTVLLRSTAPNCGKSSLVQSIALNLGFHLLAIDCLTLSVNAGSQDSTAKTIGYLRGKIEGVLTNTRPAIVYLSHLDVLIMAKDPNQNPESLRASRAMDLEIAKLITDIASNFEDTVFICSVSDPDSLPTNVRNHMKFELDVPVPDEPQRNAFFEWFLSPSLLNRGLGGNIPRYAVSTDVSLPRLSQHSAGLTPLDIRVIVETAKFQCAKRHKSNDNVLFSPSDYMIISNDDLNFSISKARDDFSASIGAPKIPNVTWDDIGGMDLVKGEIMDTIDMPLKHPELFASGMKKRSGVLFYGPPGTGKTLMAKAIATNFSLNFFSVKGPELLNMYIGESEANVRRVFQKARDAKPCVIFFDELDSVAPKRGNQGDSGGVMDRIVSQLLAELDGMGSSGDGVFVIGATNRPDLLDEALLRPGRFDKLLYLGISDTNEKQCNILQALTRKFDLDDEVDLMAIADKCPFNYTGADFYALCSDAMLNAMTRTAGEIDQKLVEYNESHSDSLTLKHWFDKIATPRDVKVKVAMTDFLKAQRELTPSVSDEELSHYLKVRANFESSN, encoded by the coding sequence ATGAAAGTTAACATCCAGTTCGACCACACGCCGAGATGCAACATTTGTGAGGTCTCCCGGGATCTTTTTGTTGGACATGAGAGCATCAAGGATACTGTATACGCTGCCGTTGAGATTCCCTCTTATGATAAGGCACTGCCGCTACGAGTAACTGTAAACTGCATTAGAAACGATACATTACCTTTTGAAACTATCAAGGTTAGTGCTAAGCTTTTCGATGTTTCTGCGTCTGGGCCGACAGTTAGTGTCTGTAATTTCGAGGTCTTAGAAGGCAAGCCTTCTGTACTGGAGAGCGTAACGATTCTATTGAGGGATCAACTATACTCTAGATTGATGCAACTGCGCAAGCCTAGGCATCGGCTAGATTTTTTGGAGAAGAGATACGGTTTACAGCATTGCAGAACAGTGGTCAACGATGGCTTTCTTTTGGAGCCCTATTGGTGTGCAGTAAGTCACTGTTTTCCCTCTAGAGAAGGAGTGGTTGACTTTTACGAGACGCAATTCGTCTTTGTGAAGGATAAGAACCACCGTTTGGGTGATCCTATTCCTTCCGAGAGGCTCGATGAGTCTTTTATGCTGGGAGCAGCATCCCAAGCGACGTTAAAGCTAGCAGCGCTCAAATATCCAGTATCGCTGGAACTGATAAGCCCATCCCCTTCTTTAAAGGATGACGATTCGATATATGCTTTTGCCGATTTTCGGACCTTACTGGCCTTGGGCGTAACCAGTGGAAGTCATATCAATATATCGAATAAAGTCACATCTAGGATGGTTAGAATTTTCGTTCTAGTGCATCCACATCGGTTTGAAAGCTTTACTATTTATTCCACGCCCAGGTTACTGGCAAGTTTTCAAGGCGATTTTAATGTGACCATTTCAAAATGCACAGTTAATGAAATTCAGCTACCGACAGCCTCGTCTGTGTCGATTGCTCGAGTTGGAAGCTGGAATCAGTGCCAAAAAATCTATCAGAACATTATACTAACTAAGCTTAAATTATTCTTCACTACAAAACGAAGAATTCTTCACGTTGGGGACATGATTCCCATTTCCTTCGACACCACCTTAGCGACTCTGTATTCAGAGGATCTCGATTCTGGCTTATCCGATTCTACCTTCCTCGATTCCAGTCTCCTCAACCAGAAAGAGGATGCATTAGTGTGGTTTTACGTTGAAGGCGTTAAGCTGAATGATGATAGTCATCTAGATGCAGAGTTTGTCATTGAACCATCGAAGACCAAGTTGGTTACCGCAAATATAATAGACAAGGCGCCTCTCAAGCTGTCCAAATGCGATTTTATCTCATACTTCGACTTAGATCCCGTGTTCCATTATGACTTGACGAAGTTCCCTTATGCTCAGAAACTAACGGACCTGTTAGagacttctttgaagtGCAAAGACAAAAGAATAAAAATCAGTACAACTGTGCTTCTTCGGTCTACGGCTCCAAATTGCGGAAAGTCCAGCTTGGTTCAATCTATTGCTCTGAACTTAGGCTTTCACCTCCTGGCCATAGACTGTTTAACACTGAGCGTCAATGCCGGGTCTCAAGACTCAACAGCCAAAACTATTGGCTATTTGCGGGGCAAAATAGAGGGGGTCTTGACCAACACAAGGCCAGCTATCGTCTATCTCTCCCATCTTGACGTCCTTATAATGGCAAAAGACCCGAATCAAAATCCGGAGAGTTTAAGGGCTTCCAGAGCGATGGACTTAGAGATCGCTAAATTAATTACGGATATTGCATCTAATTTCGAGGACACTGTGTTTATATGTTCTGTCAGTGACCCAGATAGCCTCCCCACAAATGTCAGGAATCATATGAAGTTTGAACTAGATGTCCCCGTCCCGGACGAACCTCAAAGAAATGCATTTTTTGAATGGTTCTTATCGCCCTCTTTACTTAATCGTGGTTTGGGGGGAAATATCCCACGATACGCTGTGAGTACGGACGTTTCATTACCAAGACTGTCCCAGCACTCAGCTGGCCTGACACCATTGGATATTAGAGTTATCGTGGAAACTGCCAAATTTCAGTGTGCTAAAAGACACAAGAGTAACGACAATGTGTTATTTTCGCCAAGTGATTACATGATAATTTCAAATGATGACCTCAATTTCTCCATTAGCAAGGCGAGAGACGATTTTTCGGCGTCTATTGGTGCACCAAAAATTCCAAATGTTACCTGGGATGATATTGGTGGGATGGATCTGGTCAAGGGGGAAATTATGGACACCATAGATATGCCATTAAAACATCCTGAACTTTTCGCATCTGGtatgaagaagagaagtgGTGTTCTCTTCTATGGCCCGCCAGGCACAGGTAAAACCTTGATGGCCAAAGCTATAGCCACcaatttttctttgaatttttttAGTGTGAAAGGTCCTGAGCTTCTAAACATGTACATTGGTGAATCCGAAGCGAATGTACGTCGTGTATTTCAAAAAGCCAGAGATGCCAAACCCTGTGTCATattttttgatgagctggaCTCCGTGGCACCGAAGAGAGGCAATCAAGGGGATTCTGGCGGAGTGATGGACCGTATTGTTTCACAGCTGCTGGCCGAACTAGACGGGATGGGTTCCAGTGGTGACGGCGTCTTTGTCATTGGTGCCACTAATAGACCTGATCTTTTAGATGAAGCTCTGCTAAGACCGGGCAGATTCGATAAGCTTCTGTATCTGGGTATCTCGGATACTAATGAGAAGCAGTGCAATATCCTTCAAGCGCTGACAAGAAAGTTCGACCTTGATGACGAGGTAGACTTGATGGCTATAGCCGACAAGTGCCCTTTCAATTACACAGGCGCAGATTTCTACGCATTATGTTCCGACGCCATGCTCAATGCAATGACCAGAACTGCTGGAGAAATCGACCAAAAGTTAGTAGAGTACAATGAATCACACAGCGACAGCTTAACGCTAAAGCATTGGTTTGACAAGATAGCTACGCCTCGGGACGTGAAAGTGAAAGTAGCAATGACGGACTTTTTGAAGGCCCAGCGTGAGTTGACCCCAAGCGTCTCTGACGAAGAATTGAGCCACTACCTGAAGGTCAGGGCCAATTTTGAGAGTTCTAATTGA
- the MDJ2 gene encoding Mdj2p (ancestral locus Anc_3.10) translates to MVLPIIVGLAVTVAALTVRSGLRAWEAYRHLSPTVIARMNNVKIRSRRLDFRYSPSYNGRLNDSLRARLEAYRGGFNAKMTESEAILVLDVSPEEIEILDEGLLKRKHRKAMLRNHPDKGGSPYLAMKINEAREVLEHSIMLRKS, encoded by the coding sequence ATGGTGCTGCCAATAATAGTGGGATTAGCAGTGACAGTAGCGGCCTTGACAGTAAGATCTGGACTACGAGCATGGGAGGCCTACAGGCATTTGTCACCGACCGTTATTGCTCGGATGAATAACGTCAAGATTCGAAGCAGAAGACTTGACTTCAGGTACAGTCCCTCTTACAATGGTCGATTGAATGATTCGCTGCGAGCAAGACTAGAGGCTTACCGTGGCGGATTCAATGCCAAAATGACAGAATCTGAGGCTATTTTAGTGCTTGATGTGTCGCcagaagagatcgaaataCTGGACGAAGGCctattgaagagaaaacaTCGAAAGGCTATGCTTCGAAACCATCCAGACAAGGGAGGCAGCCCCTATCTGGCAATGAAGATCAACGAAGCCCGAGAGGTCCTGGAACACAGCATCATGTTGCGGAAGAGCTAG